The window cttggacactgcacccaagaaaaaaaccagcaagacaaaatcccctcaaagggtccccacggggaggttgggaagacacaagagcgcacgcagttcacgtttgggctgcaaagcaagcagaaaagaaaaatccaaataaaaccacaggatgggactcgagaacaggttgtgtcacagaagaaccagtttcccggtcccagctcccctgccagggccagagcaacgggaccctgggctttcccctcacacccatctactctccccacaaaaggacatctgggttcctccagcgcccaccacagcccagcctcatatccagctatcgctcccaataaatcatttggcaaatcaaggagcggttaaaactaacgatggtgaacaacccaccagagcacaggtctgtgctgactttacagcagcagggaagtctaaaagacaatcaatatttttgtacccataaaataagaggacactgaaggaatatctgtggagtcacactgggggtttgtttggggtttttgctgctcttgtttttagtttggggttttttttttggttgttttgtttgtttgggcccattttggttttggttgagtgcctttttttcccccagtcatctttcctatgagaacagcagcttgagcctccctctaaggctgaagaaagatttaaatgtacttcctgggaaaaagaaaaccacacaaaaaacccaccacccaaactttgagcccagcaggaactgtttcaagcagctacaagcaactgcagaaacaaataagaacgtgttaggctgtacctactgatcaccacaggagacactaatatgaaaagtgcttctatctgcattttagttcctgacacctacctgaacagattaaattactaaagcgttcacacagcaaaatggaagcactgcaaatagaacccagccaaatacctgaaccatcagcctctctccagctctgtgttgcttgcaggcacttagtttgtgctgtatttgtatttttatgcaagactgaacactgatggaaagggaatcagcattttctcaggctgcaagattggctaacaacctcctttcccatttcaaggggcagcacacttgcttcaaaactgcactgcctgtgccctaaacccagtccacacaaaggctgcaaatctcacacaagctaccagttatcattcagttttggagcattttgggaagctcagcctttcagcggagcagcaacttcagaaaggtgcagagcagatacttacagtgttgtaatgatcgacataaaccgcatttcccaagccaaacacagcgcatctcaggcctttcagatacgttttcccaaagcgaaagtcacgcgctgcctcttctaaccccttgcagaaccacgctgcactctcggttggctgcccgtcagtgtacgtagctaccaagaacacacaaacgttcctgccggttgtctaataatatcaagagaatagaagagatcggtgcatttctcagaacgcttcccattagtaagacaactggaacacatggggagttggaagaagttaaaagatgaggttttttctaagtgggattttggtgtgggatgctgcaggtgataaccccaacagtggcgaacggccatcccccctgcagagacgccttaaattagccaggagagatcaaactgtctgtctgctgcttcacagaggtggtacaagagaacagaacatctcccttccccaccccaatcaacagcttcttgagcagactcttgcagcaatcaagtttctcactgattcaaaaaaacaactatcaatattcacagaagaaaaatgcctcaaggattactccatctaaatatgaccagcaaggagtttttagcttatgagcctgtgaaggctgcaaattgtcaccatctgcttgttctggctttgaacccttccctggggatacagagacagaacagagggacctggtgcaaccgctctcactgaactcacacctgagttacagaaccagctcataccaagtcactgtcaccatcaaaatactctaggcaatcctctcctaggaatattcaaaatttaggtgttttctgctgagggttgatgggctacacttatacagaagggaagcgatttttaacacacagcattgggaatttccagaataataggagagaaatacaaggggaaaagagccttcgcaacacaaggaaaagcttttctttattagtcatatttataaggtacttacctcctctggatcataatctcccatgctgatgacttccacaggcaaacaaagtgaaataacggcttcagccagacctctggcaaacctccaaaaaaaaaaaaaaataggaatttatcaattgcttcaacccaagcatggtagcgaccaaacaacccccacacgcccagtcacaagacacctcccacaacagaaagaacaaagacatccgagaactggacactggacctagaattcctcatgttaagaaaaaaaaaatcaagtatattggctgcaagaagagagtgacatgaattttaatgactaatgatttcacatttacacacaccatttttttcaaaagcacctaaaccagtacttgtctctgagaagacccgctcgcaactacgggtacggcaagagtaaactttaaacttcaccatcaatgtctctactgcatgcgccatttaaagcaagtagaaaaaaatgttatttttacataattttaagttatctttcatgttgggcaatgacttctcatgagctaatgaactttctgatgtttacactgtgcaatacttctaaggcaagcaacagacttgagtctcaatatttcaaattacttcacgtaggtggggaaaaaaaaaagtaactgatacctttgctgtgccagtctgagacccatagaaaatctttactttgcctccagggtggctgatccatttacgagtttgtcttctattccttcagaagaagctggattcccattggatttttcaccctaagaaacaagcaccacttctcattcaatcccttttcaaagtgatgttaaccccattctcccaaaaccacttaaaacacctatcctgtgaacagactctcagcactaattaaatgaggctatcaaagcattttagcttctcacacccagagaaagacacaaccacgtctctgaactaggccacgctccaataaactcaggtcacacgcagccggatccagctgaacgcaggaacctcccaactcgcgcagcagaactttgctcacctgcgcaaggagcttttaccatcctgaacagcctaatcccactcccgtcctaaaaccagcccaacctcatcagtaacatcaatggaaagaggaacccgagaactccagcacaagtagagtgattgatttgcagtgacagagcaacccaggctgacacgatctctcagtaacgacgggagaagcgttcagcagagagctgctccaacatcagagcaacgagggcaccgagtcacccacaaacatgagaccgtccaggctgcggattataaccctcaggtgcactgaactgtaaggaacgttcaaggaagaaacgttgttttcacaaaactggggagctggcacctgaccccagcgagggaagggaccgagacacatcagactgtgaatcctgaatgtaaaacaaaatctcttcaaactaatcccagaatgcaaactgacacctgtatttacaagttaatctagagggaaggacggccaaagagccaggaacccatttttaaatagatcaataagggaaagggtgttgttcggattagatgaatgaaatacgtaaactgaggcaggtgtcgggtgctctgtaaaccctgaagaaccgaccagtgggcaacaggggagggaaattgcacccagggtttggggggatataaacgggggctttttgccctattatgcgtgcctgcctttagggagaacacccggtcttgcaaaatcattaacaaaatgtgctttgctgagagatcctgcctgggcctgttctattggcaaggtgatcgtttcctacacgaccacacctgggctccgcagtgacccacgggggggcccacagtggggcagcacgtgtcactgcaccagtggggaccgtcacccggcagccactcgcctccacacgcagatttcggggccttcttggacaaaagcacttccatcttcccttgccttctttctggttttggtggtgaggaactgaacgatgatccaaatgctgatcccaatgatacagggaattgaccttctcccctggagaagttgtagaaactgagggcaacagaaagtagaaatttggaaaggttgttagatgaagcttggagagtattcagtaacagggacaaggaagattcttgaaaggataagtaagtatggaactgaagaggttggaaggctttgaaagcctttagagagaggtcagtatatatgttgggaaaatgaacgttggggaaggtacagaggaagtaggcagagagagaaacagacagtagcaagttttgaaaaagactgatgggaacctggaatgaacagaaacaagtggaatttttggtggattgacaacaagtaacaattacatagtaggtaaagggagtcactggccaaagtgaacgggcatatttttgtgaacctttgaaatacaaattgggtaaacaagtaggtattgataaatttctatatatgtccaattccttccaacctttttgagagaaggaatttggccagtaatagagaaattaatacaaatcaggttataaacagaataataaaggacctctacccagtggtagtaaacacctttctgactgtattaactctaatttgatttggcttactgttttagatttgaaagatgcctttttgcctctctctccgtgaagccagccagacaatatttatgtaaaacccagctcacctggatggtgttgccacaaggatttaaaaacagcccaacagtactaggaaatcagctcgctaaagatcttgaatcttgggaagccccatctgatgaaggacagatgcaacaatatgtggatgatcgctaccaggacacagaagacatgcataacctgaactgtaagcttattgaactttgggggctccaaggataccaggtatcacagaagacagcccagatgatacagcaactcatgagtaactcatttgggctatgaaatcagcgtagggcagaggaccctgggccaggctcgaaaggaggccgtatgccaaacatcaaagcctcaaactgtaaaagaattacggacccttcttgggcatgacagagtggtgccggttgtggatttataattatggattgtttgtcaagccactgtatgtgccagcagccacagatcaggaacacctgcaatggaataaaggagctacacgagcctttgaagaacttggtaaggctttgacagcgcctgctctaggactcccaggtgtgagtaaaccattttttctattctctcacgagaagcagggaatagccttgggtacactggcacaggatcttggcccgtaccgacgagcagcggcctatttctccagacaattagatgcaactgcaaaagggtggccgggatgcccgcgggcagttgctgcagcagtactgaacatacaggaggcccggaaatttaccacgggtcagaaaatggttgtgctggtatcccacacggtgcctacagttctaaaagaaaaagggggacgttggctttccccacaaagatttctcaaatatcaagctaaatcatcctcactaacactgtcaagccagcttctttcctcagtgacaacattggaaaaccagttcatcataattgcctggaaaccattgaaacaacataatccagccaagcagatctaaaggacataggattatggagaacactgagaactgccttacggacgaaagcagcaatatcctgaacggtgaaaggcacgctggttatgctatagctactagccatgaagtgatggaatctgggcctctgtctgaaagtacttcagcacaaaaggcagaaataatcgcccttacctgtgctctggaactagccgaaggtaaaactgtgaacgtttatatggactctaagtatgctttcagggtcgtgcacggaacaatttggaaagaagaaggactcttgaactctcaaggcacacatatcaaacgtgcaggagaaatatcggcagctcaacttcctaagaaggtggcaatcatgcatatccaggcgcaccagaaagcgagctcggaattggaaaaaaggaaatgagctggtggacagggaggcaaaactggtgcctaagcaaaaggtaaaagtggaaagtgccctagtccccgacgggcaggttatttcagaaggtaagccagaatatactaaggaagaccagaaacttagtatagatttagaggaatcatatcatgaggaagggtgggctcacgccccacaagagaaaacttattgttacctcctatttagtttgccctttagtagcagaaacattatacgaacatttgatcaaaaatagtaactacaaattggtacactactgtaagacaggtgacacagcaacgcgctctttgcctccagactaatcctaagaatatacctaagctagaaatgggtcaaattgggaaaggaaacggacctgggcaataatggtaaattgatttttcggaactcccaagaaaaggggggtgctgatattggttggtactaactgataccttttcaggttggccagaagcactccctaccagaacagcaaaagctcgggaggtaactaaaacatgagcacaagaaacaataccaaggcttggtgttccagctgatatatcctctgataaagggccacattttaaatcaaaaattgtacagcaaatcagtcagcacttgagaatagactggcaactacatacaccttatcattcttcctccagtggccaggtagaaagaaaaaaaaaaagatgaagtgagtcatctaattgaacaacaaattgtaaatctggggcaggaggcaaatttggcttggtctcaatcttcacctttgtccctcttgcatatgaacaaggccaagggcaaagaagggttaaatccttttgaaatcctggatgggagaccctatagtgtacagaaggggatgtctgcacaagaaggggatgaaattatgactttttatatggttatattgcgtaaacaacttaacaaaattgggaagagtgtttggaacttggagtaggggtctggatgggccagtacataacatccaattgggcgattatgtgtctgtgaagtctcttgcagaaaaggactttggaatcacaacaggaagcccatttcaagtcctcctggcatccttcactgctaccaagattaaagaacggaatgcccgaatccatcattctagagtgaagaaagtctgcaaagcaccacgaagggtaacccaggcgcaacctggaaaatgccgtttcttacggtcacaaccctagcacacggatgggacgaaaattgccatgagcaagatctgaataaaaccatgggggaacgctttaaattggtgctttggaatcaaaaccatcagagtgtatatattacattgcccacttccgcagaagaaagctttacatttgtagtaattaaccaaaacctttctgaaattctatcaaagaaattaggttatgtccaccctgacatgttttggtccttctggaccttctgggtaaccttttggtccctttggtccttctgggtgaccaacccaaacggcacttcctacctcagcaagaagaaacccaaaagagaagacaaatgctacagctgcagtgagcggggtcaccacgccaaagaacgcaagctcccgtcgcagcccagaagatgccattcctgccggagcaccagccacatggctgtcagctgcccccaaagagctcagcagcgcagaagacaaacaccaggagcctgacttttgcattaacattaaaaatctgttgaaggatagagatgggttttctcaggtagaagtagccttcttacctgcggccagagaaaacatagacaatcatcacattagtaaaagaatttactaacctcttagcaaaggggggaatgatacagggaactgacaattaactaattaacacttgacacttaaggaactaaccctaccccacatcactaaagacacttagagagctaaccctttaacccacatcactattgcctagccttgcttaactctgtgtaacttattgtacgaaaaacaggacttcactgacgccttgcaaagatcacaatcctcgggtgcatccttgggtgaactagattacagaaacttggacacagttttaaccaactcagcagtctgagacccaaccaactcatcacactggaccaaaggtgatcgggtacagagaagaggacccggggtcacgatcactgcgcagctgcaaccaggaggagccggagactctggaaatggtctcctgaactcattgcaataagaaccgccttctcggggacaggttatgaatatgtacaggtgttcctaaaacttccgtgaatatgtaacgctttactgcatttaaccaagctcacagctactgtaattttacacacgtattaggtgaaatgattccccgtgtgtccggcatcgtacctaaatacataccttccttataacctcaagggttgtaaggtcattccacgcctcaccaacagcaacaacagaatcaacgtaaagtctgtgcagccataaggacaccagggaagtatagaagaagttccacgtatccattgagacatctagatctggaataaataacagatttagcgaaagcagattcctacaggatgaattcagtgtaagcacacaagaaaaataatcatacaggttctgttctaaggaaaggcagaaaatacttttgtgctgtgcaagtgcctgaaagtaaagagtccttgcaaaacgttcgctggccttagttttgcgcggacctgacacaggcagatctctggagctaaaaagctccatgtcaggggagaaatcactgccacagaggctgctgccgaacacagcccttgcttgtgtacatgagacaccacactggttacaacaacagcttcgacccagactttcaaggccagactaaaacctggaaaccttcaaagtactttttcagaattctatcatgtgggtgacggttggttcagaacaacccacactgttctgaaccaacttaaaaattcagggtacataacgctgcagccaggagtgcacctgtgcagtcaccgacactacctagctcagaaaaaaaaaaagcatttaagagtttaaataaggtttgtttgcaacactgatggactgaggaacgcagatgacagcctcctgctgttatccacagtcctcttggatcttgtttctgcagacgtgagacgagctcagaaaccgagcatttccaagaggctggaagctttgctaacttatttttcccctgggctgttactaatgctaaaaaagcttctttccccctcacccctccacaattaatactgaaccccaaaaaagaaaagagccgaggggctcccaggcccgttcagcagctcatcctgtgcctccagcacgactggtttatgtgggcagcccacaggggtgggttttacccctccagggggctccagaaacctgcagcagcccaagtaccccacaccctgtgcccaccccagcacgcgccatcctgcacccccagcccatccctcccgtgttcacccacccctctaaccccccatacaaacccctcacactgacccccacatcccacaccccagtaactgcctcagaaccaccccccccagttattaccccttcacatacccccagatatcacccccccacacacacacacacacattttcccgccccgtggttattacccttcccccctcacacacacacactcccagttattacccccccacacacacactctccccacctcaacatcattacacccccagttatcaccccccaccctacagctatcacccacccccccatggctattattcacacacacagttattgccccctccatagttattacccacacccacccctcacagcccccccagttattacccccacacacttctcccctccccacaattattgcccccaagggttattactcttccctccctcacaccccccgcccccccagcccagttattaccttcacacacagttattaccccacacacacccctccgg of the Patagioenas fasciata isolate bPatFas1 chromosome 19 unlocalized genomic scaffold, bPatFas1.hap1 SUPER_19_unloc_2, whole genome shotgun sequence genome contains:
- the LOC139826680 gene encoding S-adenosyl-L-methionine-dependent tRNA 4-demethylwyosine synthase TYW1-like translates to MGLRLAQQRFARGLAEAVISLCLPVEVISMGDYDPEETTGRNVCVFLVATYTDGQPTESAAWFCKGLEEAARDFRFGKTYLKGLRCAVFGLGNAVYVDHYNTAFDTCRFCQCFRPLQLPQDL